The following DNA comes from Anastrepha obliqua isolate idAnaObli1 chromosome 1, idAnaObli1_1.0, whole genome shotgun sequence.
TTATGGTACATCAttacatacagggtggctgatgaaagccgctaccaaaaaaaaattgaataactttttttctttttaagttatctgttccatttttgttttaatttgcagattgatctttaaaatttattaaaatggataactgggacacgcaaacaagaatttggatagtccgccgctatcacgcactggaatccgtagttttggtacagagagagtacaggcggatgtttggcggcgatctcccgagcagatggaccataatgagactggcgaataattttgctgagcaaggaacagtcgcaagaaagccttatcatcgaaacacaccagttcggacggaggaaacgatcgctgctgtagctgcagctatacaaagcaatccaagggtttcaacaagaagcttatctgctcaacttggtgtcagccgacagtctttgcaaacaataatgcacaaagatttagacttatttccctacaaaattcaaatggttaacaaactgaatgcagcagacttgccgattcgcttggaattttgccagaagatcctgcaaatggtggaagaagaccaaaacatgttaaactgccttttcatgtctgatgaggcccatttcgatttaaacggcaatgtgaacaaacaaaattgtcgaatatggagtacttctaacccacagatactccacgagacggaattgcatcctcttcgcgtgacagtgtggtgtgcggtttcttcacgctgtattgtcgggccttattattttgaagaaaatggtcacaccgttacggttactggagaccgttatttgaaaatgctgaaagaatttttctatccagaactacgccgaaagagaactCCTTTCAACtctatgtggtttcaacaagatggggcaacgtctcacatagcccagaccgttatgacagagttgcgacgaaaatttcccaataaactgatttcaagaaactccgaatttcgttggccccccaggtcgcctgaccttactgcacctgactttttcttgtggggtttatgtaaacaagaagtttataaaacaaagccaacaaatttggatgaactaaaacaatccattcgggcaacaattgcggctattcctgtcgcaactctcaaagcagcaatgaacaactttttactaagatgccgcacttgtgtcaacgagcatgggaagcatttaaattcaattatttttaaaactagttaagctacatttaataaaatttaatgaccttcaacttgaaaaaaaaataaatgaattccatacactaaaaaaaagttatttgagtttcttaatgtagcaaaattcatcagccaccctgcaTTTAGGAAGCAAGCCGCGGGTAAAGGTCTGAAATATTGGCTGCAATTTTGTTCACTGAGTCTCTGATAGTATACAATTATCAGAATAATAATCTGCAATCCGATCATACGGTAATAAAATGGTGACAGAACACTCCTAATGTGACGTAAAAGCAATGAAATTACTCTGAAACTTTCACATGTAATCTGGCAACTATTtcaagtataaaattaaaatgtcattGGCTCTTTTACTAATACATATAACAAATCATAGCATATAATTTGGGTGTTAAGAAAGCTTTATAAATAACTTATAGTCCTATATTTCGTTTCAAAAATAACTGACACAAATACCAGTTGATACAGCTTAGTCTTAAttctattatataataatacttGTGGCAGTCTGTCACCTACCTGAGAGTATAACACATTCTATAATCGGATTGTTTGAATATAAGCCAAGTTGCGGCCCAATCAGCCATCGTACAGCGGCCGCAAATctgtaatataaaacaaaaatatttaattaaaaacacccACTCCACACTCCACCTGTACCTTTCTTTCCACACTTACCTCGTATGTGTTTTCATGACTTGGGGAGGCTGGCGCTCTACTATAAAAGCAGATAAGACAAGCATCTTTTGTACAGATCGTACGTGATTTAGCAAATCAGTAAGTACGGAATCTTCACCCTCACTCATTATCCGCAGACTGCTGACAAAAGCATGGATTTTAGCAACCATATCGACTAGCATCTCCACGCAGCGTTGTATGTCGTCTAAGTCATCGTGAAATGGCGCCCCATTGCCAGCCAACGCTTGATTTCGTTGCCACATTTTCAATGCCATTATCACTTGATCCTGTATCGTATCATATTCGCTGATGACGCGTCGCAAATCGTTCACTACCACCTGCTTACGCTCACACAAAATCAGATATTTGTCCTTGTATTGATTATCCAGCTCCTGTATCTCCTGTGGCGTCAACATTGCACGTGTCTGattgaaatatttgcaaattgcCTCCTGTTCGCCTTGGACGCTCTGTATGGCCAAACGCATATTCTCAACATCAACAGCCAGTTTTTGTATGCGCGCCGGCAAAGCATACGCATCCTCGGCTATATGCACATCACCGAGGTGACCGCCAACACCGCTCAAATATGGATTACACGTATTCATACCGATCCCATTCACATTGCAACCTACAACAGCCGGATTATACATGTGGGGGTTTTGAGGCATTGCCTTCAATGCCTGAAGTTCCAGTCCGATACCCCTTTTTAGATATGAATAGAGCTTTAAAGGTTCTATTTGTTGAAGATCTTTGCAAATTCGTGAGATATCCTTGTTAAATTGATCACAATTAGATTTAAAAGACTTGAGCTTTAGTTTGAGCTCCTCGTAGAATGAGTTTGCTAATTTTACGGCCAATTCATAGGTTGGCGCTATTTCAGGTGGGTTTCTGTAagacaaataatttaaatttgtagtaaaaaatGTTCTCAAATTTAGGAATTAATTGCAAACTATTACAATACTCATATACAGatatggtcattaaaataggtacgctGCGTTTATCTATCGATTTCTTTGTGCGGctcggaaattttttaaaatattttagaatttttttttcttacatatgGCACCGATGCTTCGTTGTGAATTTAAAAGACCCGTTATATTAAGTTGCGTTATTAGTTGCACAGATGCGGTTATTTTCGGAAAATGTACTTTtgcgtggccactaaaacaggTACTTTGCGGGCAACTCTCGcattagtgcgtgactaccattcggaattcacagagagaacgtcggttcgaatctcggtgaaacaccaaaattaagaaaaacatttttctaatagcggtcgctccccGCCAgacaatgacaaaaaaaaactatttgccgttcggagtcggcttgaaactgtaggtccctctatttgtagaataacatcaagatgcatgccacaaataggaggaggagctcgggcaaacacccgaacagggtgtaagcaccaatcaaaaaaaaaattaaaacaaaaaaataaaaataaaaaaaaaattaaaaatattgaaggtaacgtaTATAGCCAATTACGTAATTCATTTAATACTACGTTGGacacttttttaaaaccttcggttgggcacccgggtctggccttttttcgttctgttcgaggatcctttttaaaagtttaaatccataaatcgatagaaattgaaattttgggaagctacctggaagctggAGTCGTTAGttataatacaaatatattaaattcacggccaaagtcgaaaaagtctggtcATACCCCGGGTGGCCAACCGAGGGTTAAtaactaattaattaaatttctttcaaagaagAGTCGTGCGCTCCGTTGCACAGTTGAGAAGCTATTGTTGTCAagcttcgaaaacaaaaaaaataatacaatttttaacgctgagtcaacaaaaacaaaaacaaaactaaaaaaacaaaaactaaaaaaaaaacaaaaacaaaacaaaaataaaaaaaaaactaaaaaacaaaacacaaaaataaaaaaccaaactaaaaaacaaaacttaaaaacaaaaacaaaaactaaaaaaaaaaacaaaaaaataaaaaaccaaactaaaaaacaaaaaaactaaaaaaaacaaagacaccaacaaaaaaacaaagacaccaaaaaaacacaaaggcaccgacaaaaaaaaaaaacaaaaaaaacaccaacaaaaatcaaaaaacgaaCAACACCACAAAAAAAACCCCAACAATAAAAACAGTCAATCACGGTGGCGTCAACATTATGATTTCGAGATGCTTCTCTTGGTATTAGGATAATCACCTCATAATCAATAAAATAGACGAATTTGTTTACAAGGGCATACCTAAAGAAGAAATGATGCTACCATTTGCTGAGAATACTATGCCACTTCGGTGGCTTTTTATGCAAGACTCTGTACCAAAACACTGCTCAATTTTAGTACGTGAATGGTTTTGTCAAACCATCCGACCTAAACcacattgaaaacctttgggGAGATTTAAAGAAGCAAATCGGGAAGGAAACATTCACAAAAAGGAAAGATTTCtggcaaaaaattaaagaactatGGTATGTCGCTCTCGCAGAAACCTGCCGCAATTGGCAATCAAGGTGGACACAGCGGTTATTGATTAAACTTCGATAATTCAAACATCTAAAACTAATGGAGGTCTTTTTCTCCAAATCAATATTACAGACGATGGAACAatcagctgtatgagctttacgcctacatagacatagcgcagcgaataaagatccagtggctatgtatcgatgcggtaccatctggtggtagcagaggaaaaggaaggcctcctctacgttcgAAAGATCAGGGGgaggaggacttggcttcacttggtgtgtccaactggtgctggttagcacgagaaagaaacgactggtgcgttttgttaaactcggccgaaatcgcgTAAACAGTTACCGCGCCAATCAGGAAGAATATGGTTggttatactttttaaatatgggtaagactccgtcagaaaatatgagatttgcaagtggtctttcgatttctttgaaacttagggaaatattagttctaggtaagatacattcgagcctaaaaggattttgaaaaattttcaaaattgagtcatctacgccatgttgaaaagtgtttttttcaaaaatcaatatttcttgaaccgttggatggatttcaatgcaatttacagacaatatagaaacaaataagtagtttaaattagtattatgttaaaaaaaaaatttcgaaattttgaccaaaaaaaagtcaaaaaaattttttgaatcaatttttagttgatttggccagttttttagattttctgttatacacgtaacgattccttatgatttaacctttattttgaaaaaaaaaaaattttatggtgtctataatagttctcgagatattgcgattttagtggaagcgcgcacgcacggttcgcgtacgcacgcacggttcgcgctgcgttatgtgttcctgtatgaagtgactggagcagactgctgctggtctgtgcgcgtttttctactcccgcgctgcgtaaccgcaaacttcacggtgcgcgcttccattaaaatcgcaatatctcgagaactattatagacaccataaaattttttttttttaaataaaggttaaatcataaggaatcgttacgtgtataacagaaaatctaaaaaactggccaaatcaactaaaaattgattcaaaaaatttttttgacttttttttggtcaaaatttcgaattttttttttaacataatactaatttaaactacttatttgtttctatattgtctgtaaattgcattgaaatccatccaacggttcaagaaatattgatttttgaaaaaaacacggtcccgattttcaacatggcgtagatgactcaattttgaaaatttttcaaaatccttttaggctcgagtgtatcttacctagaactaatatttcccaaagtttcaaagaaatcgaaagaccacttgcaaatctcatattttctgacggagtcttacccatatataaattaaatttttttttttcacttttcgtcTCTGAATAACCGGAAGACCCGAAGCCCTTTTTCGTAGGCAACAAAATTTACCCAGGTAACAAggaagttaattaaaatacgAAACGAAAGCACAAAACTTACTGAAAGGTAAATTTTCACACCAGGGTAGATTTTACTCCCAATTGGGTTGTCCGAAAAGTAATTGCCGATTTTACATATAGACGACGTTGATAATTGTTTTGAATAGCTtgtgactatttattttaatttttacttttgacaGTTATTAGCTGTCACTTTTAGCTTGCTTTAGAAAAAAgtgcgcgtaattttgtttatatttgtttgtttggtgtCAATTTCAATATGGAGCCCACAAAagagcattttcgtcatattttactttattctttCCAAAAAGGAAAAAGCGCAGAGAATGTTGCTAAAAGTTGCGTGATTTGTATGGTGATAAAGCCCTAAAAGAAAGACCGTTCTGGTCTTCCGTTCTGGAGATTTTTCACTTAAACATGAGCCACGTTCAGGTCGGCCAAGTGATGTCGATGAACATTATCaaggttttaattaaattggatCGTCATGTAACTTTGCGTGAGATGGGAGAGAAGTTAAATATACCAAAATTAACCGTTCATGAGCATCTAAAGAGTCTTGGACTGGTAGTAAAGCTTGATATTTGGGTACCACAagaattgaaagaaattcatttaacaAACCGCATCAACGCTTGTGATATGCATCTTAAACGCAATGAAGTCGAtgcgtttttgaagcggattatcactggtgatgaaaactTGATTGTTTACAATAACGTCAATTGAAAACGATCATGTTCCAACCATGGTGAAGCGCCACAAACCACTGCAAATGCTGGCACTTCACCAAAAGAAGATTATGCTGTCAGTTTCTTGGGACTGGAAGGGTgtggtatattttgagctgcttcagAGGAACCAAACAATTAATTCGGATGTCTACTGCCAACAATTGGACAAATTAAATACAGACGTCAATGAGAAGCGACCACCCAGAATTGATCACAAATCGTAAAGGTGTCATActtcatcaggacaacgctagaccGCATACATCTTTGGTCGCTCGCCAAAAACTgcgagagcttggctgggaacttttgatgcatccacccaCCATTTAGCCCCTAACCTTGCACCGTCaaactaccatttgtttcggtctgCGCAGAACTCCTTAAATGGTAAAACTTTCGGCAATGACCAAGCTATAAAAACGCACTTGGTTCAGTTTTGTGCAAATAAAGGCCAGAAGTTCTATGAGCGGGAAATAATGAatttgcctgaaagatggcaaaaggttatcgtacaaaatggaaaatatataattgattaaagttcattctaaattttaataaaattgtatttactttcttttaaaaaatcggCAATTTCTTTACGAACAACCCAATAGAATAGACCTGTTACAGTACAAGTACTTAAACACACTAATTAAGATCCGAACGAATCAAAGCACTTACAAACAATTACAATAAATaccacaaatattttaaattacacacacacacatttgtatCCACACAACACACACATCCATTTATGAGCCCGCTGGTAACACAATTAATGCAATTTAGCAATGAGAAAAATAAACTACAACCTAGTTTTAATACACAAAGTTTGCTCGCACACGCTTAAAACAATCACTTCTATCCACTTGCAGACGTTTGCCAATTTTACTTACATTAATAATTGTTCTTCAATCCACCACGCTAAGCACACGCGTATTTCCGTGAGACCCTTCTTTTCGTAGTACTCACGCATTTGTTGTTCGAGCTCGGGAAAGCATCCAACACTCAACCACAAACTCATTGCGGCGGTTGATGAGTACAATAAGCAACTTGTGAATTTATGTCAATTTAATGCTGATTTTATGCACACAAATGAAAAATGTATCGAATCGTGCAAAACTGTTAGTTTAGTTatgattatttatttcatttggtcAATTGAGAATGTGTAAGTGGCCGCGTTGATGGCGAGTCCGGCAAACTATGTTTGTGTGGTGGTTATAGCGGCGGTGACGGTGCTAATTGTGGTAATGTTTGTGGTGGCAATGGTAGTAGCAGTGAAGGTGATGGTGATATGGTGATGATGATATCCCTGCACCACAGTGTGTGAAAACTCCAATGAACGCACTTCACAACCGGAAATGTTACTAGGAATGAATTTTGCGTGGCCAAATGTGTTGATGAATGGATTTGgtttatgattttattataatttttttaatgtaaaactaaaaaaatgaatgaggAAATGTGTGGCATTAGCGGAGCGAAAAGTAGATTTATTAGATATTTCAATTAGAATTTAGTTATAGTACAATAAGTAAATGCATTGAGTATCTACGCAAGTGCATTAGGgtggccatatttttttttgaatgaaaaacaaaaatatacagtGAACTAAAAAGAAACTGGGACactaatattcaaaaaattcaaatttataaaaataaaaataaaattcttcttcttcttgaaattattcacaaatttttaagaaatcatTTGAGTTGaacacatttcatttttaactaTTCAATATGCATActtgttgttttattataaacagTAACTCCGTTTATTTACGTAATAACctcaaaagtatattttttcaaagtcaaacaaAAAGTGGGCACCCTAATTTTTAGCACATTTAAGTAAACTATgcgtattctatttttttttttttaactgcaaaAGTTAGTTCATTTCTCACATTTTGCCATTGA
Coding sequences within:
- the LOC129240638 gene encoding signal transducer and transcription activator-like, whose translation is MSLWLSVGCFPELEQQMREYYEKKGLTEIRVCLAWWIEEQLLINPPEIAPTYELAVKLANSFYEELKLKLKSFKSNCDQFNKDISRICKDLQQIEPLKLYSYLKRGIGLELQALKAMPQNPHMYNPAVVGCNVNGIGMNTCNPYLSGVGGHLGDVHIAEDAYALPARIQKLAVDVENMRLAIQSVQGEQEAICKYFNQTRAMLTPQEIQELDNQYKDKYLILCERKQVVVNDLRRVISEYDTIQDQVIMALKMWQRNQALAGNGAPFHDDLDDIQRCVEMLVDMVAKIHAFVSSLRIMSEGEDSVLTDLLNHVRSVQKMLVLSAFIVERQPPQVMKTHTRFAAAVRWLIGPQLGLYSNNPIIECVILSEAQAQRHAAHNSNSDMQTCAPQSSGEILNNVSTMEYQQATRVFSASFRNMQLKKIKRAEKKGTESVMDEKFSLLFYTTVVFNEFKISCWTLSLPVVVIVHGNQEPQSWATITWDNAFSDITREPFQVPEKVRWAQLSVALNTKFGSATGRNLTEDNLNFLYEKLFRNEAGEHAEFITWAQFCKEPLLDRSFTFWDWFFAIMKLTKDHLLNLWKEGLIVGFINKRKTLEEILPMQQCGTFLLRFSDSELGGITVAFVDDQGNKLMLAPWTSRDLNIRCLADRIHDLNVLRIVYPKNLPRDEAFGTFYSHNIEEQTTRDGYVANTIRAHVPAIEGGSVVGTPQHQPQDIPMPKSESSTLMHL